Part of the Colius striatus isolate bColStr4 chromosome 4, bColStr4.1.hap1, whole genome shotgun sequence genome, TTGGCGGTGATTTGGTATTTTTTTGGCTGAAAAGTAGATGAGAAAATGTCTTTGGATTTCCACTTATCATTCAGAACAGGAGTGGAGAAACACATCAAGTCCAGGTAAACATTGACTGCATGACTCAGTGTGCTACACAGCAGCCAGATTCCTCATGTTTGTGCAGAAGAGACATTCTGGAGAAAGTTTTGGAGCAATTTTTGCACTGATATTTCTTCACATCTGAGTGGGTCTGCAGATGAGCCCTCAGATTGGATCTATCCGCAAAAGCCCTGTTGCAGTGAGGACAGGAAAACGGCTTCTCTCCTAAAATGGAAACATCAAGGGAAAATAggataaagctttaaaaaagaagtacaTGTTTAGGACAGGTAAAACCTGCTTTTATACTAATGAACAAGCAGAAAGGATGTGCTATAATAAAGAATGTGTAATAAAAAGTTAATCAGGACATACTACAGCTTTCAGCACTGCTGACTGTACTTGCAGAAGTCAGTCTTTTCAGAATACACTGCTAAGCTCAATCTCTGAAGACAAACTGCTGACACCTTCTGTACCTACAGGTGCAGGCAGTACTTTTAGGCTATGCTCCTCCCtatattttcaaacattttcatAGGAATTTTTCTGTGTACCACCCTGTGAAATACTGGGCACAAGGGTTTTGATtgaacagcagcaaaaagttGTACAAGTGTAACCAGTGTAATACTCAAAATCAAGCTTTCGtctcaacagaaaaaagaaactccaaCACAATACTTTGGTGATGATGTGTTTCTAATTCTTAGGGACTTGAGGTAGCACACGTAAAATTTGCTAGCTGCTTAAGGAGCCAGAAAGCAGCCCCTCATGCAttgcttttctggtttttgctGCTTGGTTTCAGAGTCAGCTGGAGCCTTCTCAAAGTTAGTAATTCCAAAGCCTAAAAGTTAACAGAAAATTCTTAGAGTAAAACTTTCTGCTAGTGGACATGGGTTGAAGCATACTAAAATTATCAAGGCAGCAATGATGATTTATGCCAATATGTGTTATGAGACCATGCTACACTCCCACCCACTCCTCAAGAGGGAAATTATACATCTGAAATTCTGTGGATGCATTTCAAGCTTAGTAAAGAaacagttttggtttttctacctgtagagaaaaatatatattaaaaaaaaaaatgctggtgTTATAGCAACAAGAAACTGTAGTTGGAATGGTTGTTCTTACCAGTGTGAGTTCTAATGTGTCCTTGAAGTAGCCAGGGTCTAGAGAAAGCCTTGCCACAGATCTTGCAGACACAAGGTAGTGTGTGGGTCCTGATGTGCATCTTAAGCGCTCCCAGGCTGACATACTCCTTGTCACAGTACTTGCAGCTGAATGACTTCCTAGACTGGGCATCACAGTGCAGCTGCTTATGTTTGGCCAACCCAGAGAAAGTTGAATAGGTCTTGTTGCATAAACTACACTGAAACTTTTCAGCTTCGATTGCATGGGGGTCTGAAAGCTTGGACTGAATTCTCTCTTCTTCATCACTAATGGGACTTTCTGAACCGCTGTGATCTTTGGAGGAGGTGTCAGAAGGGGGAGGTGGGCTGACTCTTCCCAAAGATGAAGGGTATCCAGAAAGCGGAGAGAGGTCGTTGGGTAGTGGAGATGGAAGCAGCCCAGTTGTAGTCCACACAGTAATGGGATTGTAGGCTACTGAGCTCAGGATCTCTGGCTGTGGTATGATAGGGACTGGATAGCTGTCATACAGATATGGGGATATAatcactggagaaaaaaagaaaaaaattaaggtaAGAGAAcaaacaagcatttaaaaaggtAGCAAAATCAACACTTTGGGATTAAAAGGTGCATAAATTAAATGCTCAGTACGGTCATCTGAATACCAGGAAGACTGAGGAAATACTGTTTCATACATATATTCTGATGGGTAGAGACAGTGCCTTTGGACAGCCAGATTACTGTTGGAGAGCTTCTCCAAGGCAGCAGGCTGTTTCTGAACCCATGCAGCCTGATACAATGAAACAGTGAAACTTCCTGAGAGATTTATGTAAACGTTTAAATTCCACTACCAGTAGATACATAACAGGAAAACTCAAAATCCTCTCTAAGTAACTCGAGTTCAAGTGGATGAGCAAATCTTTTATGATTCATCCTGGGCAGCATTGACATGTTTCTCAAAACTCCTTCCTTgcaagtagaagaaaaaaagagctagCCACCAACTAGCCCACTCCCTGGAGATCGAAATGTAATTGCACCCCTCCTCCTCGTTACTGCCACGCAACGACCGCAACCTCAGAAGCGACGCGGTGGCATTTGACTCCGTTTCATTACCTGTATGAGTGTCCAGCTCGCTGTAGTTTGGCTTCTTGGATGAATTGAAATGTTTCTTGACCAGAAAGGAGCGTGGCATCTTGGCCGCGGGATTTCTGCTCCCCGCAGGCTGAGCTGCGCGGTGAGGTGCGGTGCTGGAGGCGGGCGTAACGGTCCCACAGCGGCGGTGTGCGGCACACGGGCGGTCACTGCGAGCGCATCGGTCCTACGGCCGCGCCTGCCCCGCGCCGTCCGTCCATCCACCCGCCCGCCCCGGCTCGGTCGCGGCAGTGCCGAGGCGCCTTCAAAAGTGCTGTAAATACCCACTCGTCAGGTGCAGGGGGGAAGGGTTTCCCGCTCCTCCAATCACTTCGGGATGTTCTCGAGCACTTTTCCAAAGAGGCTGTTTTTCTGGGAGGGCTCTTAGGCTGCTGGCAGGAGGGATCCAATCCCCGCTCCGAGGGTTTGGTTCAGGTTTCAGCTCCTCCCGCTGGAGACAGCTGTGAACAGAGGAGCGAGCTGTGCTCACAGCGCGCCGGCCCGGTGCACAGTCTCGACGTTGCTCTCTAGAATTTCGCTTTAGAAAATTGTGGTGGTCAAagtgctcttttcttttttttttttcctttctttttttttggtgttttttttttttttttttttttttttcttttaaagaggtTGGTTCACTGATTCACACGAattcttatttatattttttccccttctgacaGAGACCTGGATAAGTCATAGCCACTGAAAGTTTGGTTAGTTCCTTTTGgttttcccccccccctttaaAAACGAGTCTGGTTTCCAGATGTTTGATACAACAATTACAATGGAACAAACTGCTCATTAAGGGCAGGAGTGGGGGGACATTACAAGATAACAAGTTAGCCGGCAGAGCTAATGGAAGCCTTTGAACTGACTGTATGCCTGCTCCATTTGGGAACTGCCTTTGAATAGTTTCATTTAGGAAAGGCTGGAGACAAGAAGCCTGCCTCCCTAACCTGCACCCTTCCAGGCAAAGGGCCAGCAAGATACTGAAAATGAGTtcaaggagagggagaagcCCTGGAAAAGATGACATTTCAGAGCAGAGTGACAGGTTTTATATAATAGGCAGACTGCTTCAAAATgttcaaatgaaaaatactttttattttaaaatttaaaaataaaaatctgcagAATGAAAACCTCGACCTTGCCTTCCTTGGGAGTAGTCACGTCACTCTTTTGCCTATCTTCTTAGAGGACTGCCAAGGAAATTTTGTAATTATCCAAAGCAgttaaaagatgcacagataAGTACCCCCCCACCCTCTCCCCCAAATTATAGACTTGGTAGTTTAAACATCTCTTAAAGGTCCTTCTCCATTAGTATATTCAGGACCTCTTGATTTCCTATGAAGGTATAATCTGTTTTATGTATTTCACTTAGGATGAAAGTCTCTTAAATATGTCACAGAATTTTCTGGTTATCTAGAGGAGATATTTAGTCACAgatagtttttttaattttaaaacatttgcattttgaaaatatgGACAGTTGAATGCTGGTACATTTCTGACACAAATTACACTCTCATTGACTCCTGGTCTGGCCTCTCCACGCCTTTACCCCCCCCTTCCTTGTGGGGGTAAACTGCACCTGCCTGGGCACATACTGGTATGCTGTGCTGGCATGCCGCTAGGGCTCTGTCCTGTCAGGAGGCGGCGTGGAAGGGTGTTTTACAGAGACCAccccagtctttttttttttttgcagcagcaggTGTTGGAatagacatggaaaaaaaaaaaaaaacaccccacaatCCCCTCTGGTTCTGTTAAGACATGTAAGAATAAAATGCTTTGTCAAGCTGCATGACTTCTTAATCTCAGGGGGGTGCCGAAACAAGTGCAGAGAAAGTTAGCCATGTTCAAGAACTGATTAAAAAGATTCAGCTGTTCAGCATCTAACTCTGGCGTCTGTCAGTGAAAGGTGTCACATGGATTTCCAAGCTGCAGGGTACACACCCAGGCTgtgggaggaaagggaaagtgTCAATGAAAGGGACTTCCCAGGTACCCACTTCACAGCTGGGGTGGAGGAACAAACACAGCTCTTCCCTGAAGGAAGAGCAGTGCTTACAGCGCCACAAGCCATCACTTTCCTCAACTccacagaaatgaagaaatcCACAAAGCGTTTTTAAAGTTTTGCATTTTTGGTCTTACTCCCCTCTCAGCTCTCTTCCGTCTGAGAAGTCTCCGTCCCCTGCCAACTCTGGGAAAGCCTTGCATTTCAGGATGTAAGGCATTAGTCTGTATCTAAATAGTCTGTTACATGAGATGTGATTCAGACCTTGAGCTGGTTTAAGTTTGTGTGTTGAAATGAATGGAGCCATGCAGATTTTCACTGGCTCAGGATCTGTTCTTTTATATGTTCGTTAAATGCAAAGGGTCTGATTCACCAGTGAGGTACTCCCTCTCGGGGCATTTTCACCAGCATAACACAGGAGTGATGCAGTTTAAAATAATTACCCTTATATAAATCACAGGAACGTAAGCAGTTAGCCCACTGGCTGAGCTGATTGAAGGATTTTAGGAATTGGATAGAAGGCATGTTATTACATGGTCCTGAAAGGATATTAGCAGCACATACTACCTGAGTGAGGTCTGCTgtcaaaaaaaagggagagtCTGTGTGAGGAGTGGGTGAGTCAGAGTAAACAGGTGTTCTGGGTGTTTACGGCAAATGTGGATGAGAGGGCGCTGGGAGACGTGCAGCATCCATTCCCGTGCAAGAAAGGCAACACAAAGGTCGAATGCAGAAGACAGGAGGTTTCCCCTCCTTGGGGGAGCCAGGGAGGTGTGGGGATTTAGGAGGGTGGTGGATGGCTCCTATGGTTGCGCTACCTGTGGGCAAAGACTTGTGCCCACCTCCAAAAAATCAGGCCTAGAGCTTCCCTCTCACACTTTACAAGTGGCTGGTCTTTTAGTGATTCTTTatgtttttactttgaaaacttGTGTAAAGTTGCCTTGTGAATGCCACTCTGCTGTTAATTCCCACTCTGCAAAGCTGGTGGGTAGGAAATGATCTGAGCAATTCTGTTGACTGAAATCTTGGCATGTGCTTTGCACCAACTAAATTACTAGGACTGTGAAGCAGGCATGGTGTGCTtttttagggcttttttttttttttctttttttttctaaacagctGGCCACTTGTTCATGTGCCCCAATAACAACCTGTGAGTCTTGCTTTAGCTTCTTCATTTCTGACAGCTCCACCAAATCCCTTTCCTTGTCAGGCTTTCTGAGAAGGGCAGCAACTTTTGTGCCTCAGCTTCTAGAAATTGAAGAGCACTAGAACTCTGTTTGTTATCAAAGAGGGAAGAAGGAGTCAAGCTAAGCCATCACCAGCCTAGTTCTTCTCATGACAGCATTTATGTCCACACCAAGTGTCAATTACTAGCAATGTCATGTATCAGAAAATGTTGAACATCCGGATAAACCCCAgcagaattaagaaaaatactttcagaatAATAAATAAGTTATGCTGGATCAGCATTCCCAGAGCACAATATATTTCTCAGGCAGCACTGTTAACCACATTTTGCCTGCACCTGCCATGGAGCCCATGGAAGATGGCACAGTGATGTCCAAAGGGACCCCTGGGAGGCACTGAGCCCAGCAAGGTACACCAAAAATAGCTCTGGAGGTTTATTGATGTAGATACTGACTTCATCTTGGAAGGTGTAAAAGCTTGCTCTTATGATGTAGCTCTTGCCATCCATAAGCTTCCTACATTTCAAAGGAAAGTGTAGAATGGTCAATATAAAACCTAAAATGATCAGTTTCCAATGGCCAGTTGAATGTAGAACATTAAGCTTCAGCTTCAATTCCTTCCAATTGCCCCAACACATATGGTTCGAGAATTTTTTTGAAACATATGTTTaggataatttttttcttcatgttttacTCGTCCTTCCAAATTGAACTATCAGCAGAAATGACAACAAATTTTAAGAAGGACCGTTATGATATCACGTCAAGCTCCAGTCTTGTATGCTTAAAGTTCAGTGAGTCAGAATAAATATTTGCGTCTTGGAAAGTTTTTCCAATTCAAGTGAGAATTGTCAACACTTGGAAGGTTTTGCACcaataaatacacattttctaAAATAGATGACTTCAAGTCATAGTTATCAAGTACAGGTCTGTGACAGGATCTACACTTCTGAGATTTAGAAAGATTATAAAATGAGTTTGCTTTTAGGATGTTCTTGAACTAAGTGTTCCTCCATGTTTTGATTAATTCAGGTTCACAATTTCAGTTTAAGCCTATGTAAGAGCAAATGACTGAAATACAAAACCGATTCAGTCTGAACATTCCAATAAATCACAGAGATTTGAAGTGGGTGCCTTAGAGGTCTAGGCCTCTAAGGTTTCTGATTTCAATACATAGATATAAGAATAATGTTCATGTCAAATAAACCTGCATTTACGAATGGGGTGCAAAAGGGCTGCTTTTGTATTAAGGCGTTCAAACGAGGGTGGTTTCTGTGTGCTCTCTTTCACACAGGTGTGAGACCCGTGTAACTTCACTGACATGAGAAGGTTCAATTTACAGTCAGTTTAGCCTATAATGAAGGAACCTGGTCATGGCTCAATTTTCCTACATTGTTTATACATGAAGATATTTTAGCAACGGGCCAAATTTCCCTGTCATTCCCATCTGCAGCATCTCCACTGGCCGCAGCTGAGCTACCTCGGACTTACTCCTGCAGAACTGTGAGGGAGTTCAACCCCTCTAACTCCGTTTATGCTGTGACGAGGACCCACGAAACGACAGGCGTATGGCAGCTGTGCTTATCGGCATCCCGAGCCGTTTGCCCGACCGGCCCCGTGCCCACCCCCGGCAGTAGCCGCCGCCGAGCGTGAGGCCCGCCCGCAGGCTGGCGGGGCCTTTATGCGGTACGAAGGAGCCCCCTGCTGGGCAAagccgcgccgcgccggcggGCCCGAGGCCTCTCGGAGGCACATGAGGGGAGTCActgggtgctgggggaaagAGCAGTCACTGCGTGCTGCCAAAGGCCACgaaaccaagatgatcaggggactggaacatctttcatacgaggaaaggctgcggcaactggggctgtttggtgtagaaaacaggagaatgagggggaatcttattaatatttacaaatatctgaatggtggttgtcaggaggttgggacatcccttttttctacagtagctagcaatgggacaaggggtaatgggatgcagctggaacataagaagttccatttaaacataagaaaaaactgtctcactgtgagggtgagggagccctggcacaggctgcccaggtagagCGTGgggtttccttccttggaggtcttcaagactcgcctggacatgttcctatgtgacctgatctaggtgacctgctttagcattgggattagactagatgatgtctaaaggtccctttgatcccctaccattccatgattctataaaatAGCCAGGTAGCCGctcaatttttttaatgtggctgAGATCAGTCACTTCAGGGCTTTTTTGGCAAAGTAAGAGTGAAGGCATTTCCTACTTTGGGAATGCATGTCTCTgcgtgtatgtgtgtgtgcgaCAGAGATATATGCTTATCAGGCATCAgttgtacacacacacatatatacatatatatgtatatatatataatttctgCATCTATCTATATATACTTGTGTTTGTACATATTCTGACATGTACTATTTCAAACACTTGACAATTCAATCACATGGCAAATATTTATATGAGAGAAAGTGCCATTAACCCTGTCTAATGAATTGGTAACTGAAGCATGAAGAGATTAAGACTGATATTTTCAAAACCTTCATTcttaagtatatttttaataaagtctCGTGGTGCACTTCTCTCCAACAACCTGTATTCCTGTCTCCAGATGCTACACAAGCTACTGTATCATTTCCTATGTACCAAttgttgtatttatttacagagTTTTTTGATAATAAAGGACAATAAAATgtataatttttattattaaattatCATTGATATGACCTTTACTCAAAGCCCACTGTAACTTCATAGTTTTTCACttttcacaaattaaaaaaatataataaaaaaaaattttatacctttaaaaaaattgtttgtcCCTTTACTCAGGGATGGACTACAGTACCTGGATTTGACCATCTATGTTTTGTCCAGGTTTTACGTCTGATGTTCTGATACCCAATACTTCATGCAATGGTTGAAGTGCCTTTGTCCACTCTCACAGTTGTCTCTTGCACATGCCCTACCTTGCCAAATGTACCTTCGTGTTCCCCACTACCTTGTTTTACAATTGAGTATCCTTGAGGTAGTTACTGCCTGCCAGAATCTACAAATTTAACCCCATCATCAGACACTCTTTGATATTAGATTGAACTGGTTGATAACCACAACTTCCTACCCTTGGGCTAGCTTTATATATCTTTATGACACCTCGCCTTCTTGGTCACTTTTCCTGCACACCTAGATAACCAGATACATTCCactttttctgatttctttcttgATGGTTGTTGCCCAGGAGACCCAACTTGCTTGCCCTTGCTCCTCCTCTTCAGAGCACTAGGTACAGGAAGTGTCAGTAGCCTGTGGCATTTGGTTTTCACACTGTGGTCAGCTCTGGAGtgtggtgctgctgcctggcagcccTCTCTATTGAGCAGTGATACATATCTGGGGAGAGCAGAAGATCTTAGAGAGTTCAGAAATATATATTTGCCACAACATGTAACTTTCTTGGGCAGCTGTCTCAAACTAGTGGATCAGTGAgcttcttggggttttttttaatcaattatAGATTTATTTGTTCAAAAGACTCAAActtgtgatttcttttctaCATCTGACTCCTGGCTTGTCAGTGGCATGCACTACAGTTGCCTTGCTAACAGCTGGGACACTTATCTTTGTGCTCCAAAATGAACAGATGATGTTACTCCATAGAGTTAGTACCCTGTTTCAGTATAAATTCATCATTTTACTGTGGCAACAGAAGGTTAGAGCTGTTGGGTTTGTTTCAGTGTTCTTCTGTTTCATCCTGAGGCCTAAGGACCTTCTGTAATGCCTGCTGCTCAAAACAACCACAGTGCTACAACATTGGCTCACCACCTAGGCCACCTATTCTTCATTCCCTCGTTTATGTATTACTTGCACACCAGGTCATAAGTAAATGCTGTACTTGGCTATTCTTATAATTTCTTGCACTGACTTCAAGAAGTTGGTGTTCCCATTTCTCGAGGTCTGTTTGGAAGTTCTCAGGACCACAGAGATTTCTGCCAGTGAAGATCTTCTGAGCTCTTATTCCTTTGCATTCAGACTAGTACTCTGCTTCTGGCTCTGTTAAGCTTGATAAAGACATCCTGTGCTATCTTCTGCTTTTGCCTGAGACAATAACCGTTGCCAGCTGCAGGTCTGGTATCTGAAAGTCCTGTTTTGTCTTTATCTGTTATCACTGGAATAGCATTGAGGGTAGGCTGATGTCTGGTGCATTGTTTTCTTCAGTGGTACCTGGCAAAAGGCATAGCACAGATTGTCAGAGGCTGAGTGATTCAGCATGCCAGAACCTGTTTTCAGCATTGAAACCAGAGACCTTTCTAGTCCCAGACAAATCAAGCAGTATATCTTCAGGATTACTACATAGTAACTCCTTTGCAGGACTCTGTTCCCTGATGAGAGGTTTCCCAAACATCCGAGGCATTCTTGAGGGCTTTTTACCACTGTAAAAATGCTAAAGGCTGCAAAAATGAAAAGGCGCAGCTGCTGACTCTGGTTTCCATGAGTGTGAGGGTGTCTGCGATTTCTGCTCTCCCCAAGTCCTTCCTCAGCAGGTCTACCAGGCCTGAAGGATGTCTGCACAGTTTCTCACTGTCTCTTGTGAGAGCCTTTGGTTGACTACAGCTTGTGCTGGATGAGTCAATCTCCTTACAGTATGTCTGTGTTAGGCTCCTAGAGAGGGCACAGAGTAGCTTTTCCTTTCATGATGGGAACAGTCAGGCATTGTATTTCAACCAAACTGGTGGCTTGCTTTAGTATCATTCCCTGTCACTGGTACCACTTTTCAATCAAGTAGctttggtggttgtttttttcttttttaatgtctatCTTAACCACTCTTGTCTGCCAGCTGGCTTCCAAACTGTTTTAGTGCATATTGCCATCATTTTGCCACACTTCTTCATTCTCATGTTGTGCTGCCTCTCAATATCTGTGGGAGTGAGCTGCAGCTGTCTCTGCACATTGGCTAGAACTGGATCAGTCATTGATCCCCGATTATAGCCATGGTAGTATGGCTGATTTTTTAATCAGATGAAGTTTTGCTGATctgcctctctttttttccagagtccTGAATATTTCCTCTACAATAGTGGCTGTCATTCCTCATGTACATTTACAATTCTTCCTGTTTATAGACACTTATGCAGGATTAGTATTTCCTTCAGTCTCTGCAAGGTGTTAAGAAGTGCATTATGAATTATTGTCTCTAGGGGTATAGTTTTTGTGCCTCTAATGCTACATGAAGATGCCAATGTCATGGTAGAAGTGTCTTATTCTGCTCTCTTTTTGGCGGGGAGATAAAATCAATACTTCTTTACAATCTTGTTCCGTTTAATACTGCTTGTTCTGCCACAGAGCTGAGACCTGGTAGTGTGATCCCAACAGCATCTCCCCAGGCTTCCCCACAGAGGCTGTTGaggattgtcatggtttaagcccatctaggaacaaaggaccactaTCAGCCATAaataccaagggcctttggattCCCTAAGGACAAGAAGGGCTCATTTGCTACTTGTGGtcttgggcaaaacagacaagactactcaatttggggaagaaaacaacaacaaaaattaatctactaccaaccaaaaacataactaacagaaaacaacacagattgGAACAaagatgaagagtacaaccagccctttaaccTTCCCACCACTCCTCTActtttcctgggctcagagccttgATCCCAGTGTctatctcctcctcctctgaatGGCTCAggaagggcagggaatggaggtttcagtcaATCTTTTCCTAATGGCTCCCCAAAGCTTGTCTTGCCTCAGAGCAGAACTCCTCCAGGGGTCCTTCCTGCTCTAGTGCAGGGTTCCTCACAGgccacaggctgggcagccctgcatgagctgctctgacgtgcattcTTCCTgatggctgcagctcctctgcagcctctcatgagggtctgctctgcagcccacaagctctccagcacagcctgcgccatgaCCACCTCCTCatacagtctcctgcccatccaggtgctctcactcagagctgctgatgtctctcagtcctaccattgccctccatgggttgcagggggacaacctgtgttcatgctgcaggctgcaggggagTCTCCAGTCTGacactcctcctccctccttctctgactgcggGGTCTGTATGTCACCtgcatcttgtaccactccaccacctcctcttctgctgtAGATTTCCCTTAAATACTGacggcagaggtgccagattggcctagctgggctggaggtggatccacctcagagctgtggaatttttgagaactgcttatggggaccagcactgcagccccctctccctgttaccaagcaaaaagtgtcTCCACACAAACTCATGACAAGGATATACCTCATCTCTGCTCAGATTGCATTTTGGCTCCCCACATGCCTGTGCTTGTGAGTAGTGTGTATCAAGATGCCTGGCTTCATGCTGTATTGGCCTTTCCTCTAGCTCTTTCTCATGCTTTTAGTTCTTAGCTAATGacatgttttaatttcattgctacaaaacagagagagagatcaTTCCTGGACTGACCACTGCCACCAGAGTTAATGGATAATTTTCTGAATAATAGCACTAAGACTGCATTGCCACAGATAAAtagtgtatgtatatatatggaTATATATGTCACTACAGGGAGGAAGCTACATATTGCCTCAAGATTCAGCATCACAGCTGACTGATGTCTTCATGTGTAAACtgatcttttttcccctaaactGCCTATTAGAAACACTTTTGTAAAATGCTCCATGATGCTTAGGCCTTAGCTGGAAGAGTGCTAATTCTTACAGTTCTAAGCCGTGCTAGAGAAACACTAAAAGTGAAGCAGCATAGACTTTTGTAATCCTGTGCCTTGACTCTGTTTCACCTGCAAATCCAAGCATGGCTCATATTCCTGAAATCAGCTTGATTCTACATTGAGAGAAATATTTGTCAAGATGTTGAATGCTGAAACTAAAACAGGACAAATCTCTCTAGTGCCTTATCTATGTCCTTCTTTATGACTGGTCTTTTTCTCGTAACAAGTTTTATGCTTTTACGGTGTATTATGTTCTGACGTACATCCAttcaggataaaaaaaaaaagacataaaaagaaattactcaaaTGATGATGTAATTTTGTTACGTATAATTTCAAAAATTCTAAATCAGTCAGTTAATTTCTAAAATTTAGGTGATAGGTTTTTTCACTGCTACCTCTACTCCTTAAGATGATGTCAGCTTCATTTGCTCAATACGAAGATAgattctcattttattttgtattaatttGGTCCTAGCCTGTTATCCACACAGCTACTGAAAAAGCTCTAGGTAGTTAGTAAATGACTTCAACAAGATTTAGATATCCATAACATTTGGGAAACAACCATTGTTGTTCGGAAATATGACACTGTTCTTCATGGCAGATGTGATAGAAGGAGATGATAACATGAAAACAGTGAGTCCCATATCACAAGCATCACCAAGAAGAAGAAGGAGTGACCAGTATGACCAGCTGACATTGTTTGAAGTGGAAGTAATGAAGACTTTCAAAAGGAAATGTCCTGTTGCAAAGTTACAGCTAGCAAGCATTCTATGGCTGGTCCTATTTCagtaaaggaaacaaaagtttCA contains:
- the SNAI2 gene encoding zinc finger protein SNAI2, with the translated sequence MPRSFLVKKHFNSSKKPNYSELDTHTVIISPYLYDSYPVPIIPQPEILSSVAYNPITVWTTTGLLPSPLPNDLSPLSGYPSSLGRVSPPPPSDTSSKDHSGSESPISDEEERIQSKLSDPHAIEAEKFQCSLCNKTYSTFSGLAKHKQLHCDAQSRKSFSCKYCDKEYVSLGALKMHIRTHTLPCVCKICGKAFSRPWLLQGHIRTHTGEKPFSCPHCNRAFADRSNLRAHLQTHSDVKKYQCKNCSKTFSRMSLLHKHEESGCCVAH